In the genome of Synechococcus sp. CB0101, the window CGAAGTGCAGCGCATGAGTGCCGGCACCGGTGTGGTGCACAGCGAGATCAATGGCGGTGAGCAGCCCTGCCGCTTGCTGCAGATTTGGGTGCAGCCCAGCTCCACTGGGATTGCGCCTGCCTATGAGCAGAAGCTGTTCCCTTCACAGCCTGGCTGGACGCCTCTGCTCGATCCGCAGCGCCGTGAGGGCGCCATGGCGATTCATCGGCCTGTGCAGCTCTGGCGCGCCCGCTTGCAACCTGGCGAGGCGCTCCCCCTGCCCCCATTGGAGGGATCTGTCTGGCTGCAGATGATCGATGGTGAACTGATGGCCCCCTGGACGCTGCAGCGGGGTGATGGGCTGGGTTGGTCGTCGGTGAACGCTGACGCTGCGCCGCCTCTCAGCGCCTCGGCTGCTGGGGCAGATCTGCTGTTGTTTGCCTTGCACTAACCCCGCAC includes:
- a CDS encoding pirin-like bicupin family protein, which produces MTTTPIAIPASHGELAAALSVEALVLRPAAERFHSQLDWLESWHSFSFSSHYDPAWMGFGPLRVINDDTIAAGQGFGMHPHRDMEIITVMVEGELHHRDSMGHAEVLRAGEVQRMSAGTGVVHSEINGGEQPCRLLQIWVQPSSTGIAPAYEQKLFPSQPGWTPLLDPQRREGAMAIHRPVQLWRARLQPGEALPLPPLEGSVWLQMIDGELMAPWTLQRGDGLGWSSVNADAAPPLSASAAGADLLLFALH